DNA from Streptomyces luteogriseus:
CGCAGCCCGGCTGACCGAGCTCGACGGGGACGACGAGCGGATCGGGGAGCTGACCGCCGAGCGGGACGCCCTGCGGTCGGAACTGGGCGGGCTGGCGCAGGCGTTGACGGACGCCCGGACGGAGGCCGCCGAGCGGTTCGCCGCCGCGGTGACCGCCGAGCTCGCTTCGCTCGCCATGCCGCACGCGCGCGTGTCCTTCGACATCCGGCAGACCGAGGACCCCGAGGGCGTCGAGGTCGGCGGCCGTCCGGTCGCCTACGGCCCCGCGGGCGCCGACGAGGTCGAGCTGCTGCTCGCCCCGCACCCGGGCGCGCCGCCCCGGCCGATCGCCAAGGGCGCGTCCGGCGGCGAGCTGTCGCGGGTGATGCTGGCCGTGGAGGTCGTGTTCGCGGGGACGGATCCGGTGCCGACGTACCTCTTCGACGAGGTCGACGCCGGGGTCGGCGGCAAGGCGGCGGTCGAGATCGGCCGGCGGCTCGCACGACTGGCGAAGAGCGCGCAGGTCGTGGTGGTGACGCATCTGCCCCAGGTGGCCGCCTTCGCCGACCGGCAGCTGCTGGTCGAGAAGACCAGCGACGGGTCCGTGACCCGTTCGGGCGTCAAGGTCCTCGAAGGCGAGGACCGGGTGAGGGAGCTGTCCCGCATGCTCGCCGGCCAGGAGGACTCCGAGACGGCCCGGGCGCACGCGGAGGAGCTGCTCGCGGCGGCCCGGGCGGACGGCTAGCGGGCAGCGGCACCGGCGGCGGTGCGGCGAGACCGGGCGGGTCGCCCGATTTCACTCGTGTGGGTGACCCGGCCCGGCGCGTTCCCCCGCTGCCGCGCCTCGCTGTCGCGCCGCGGGCGTTCCGGCGTTCCCGGAACCCCCGTATGTCCTGGCATCCTTGGCGGGGTACGCGTCGTGACCGCCCGACCCGAACCAGGAGCCCGGCCACGTGACCCCCGTGAGCAGCCCCTCACCGCACGGCCAGTTGCCGCTGCGCACCGTGCAGGTGCTGGGCGGAGGCAATGCCGCCAGCAGTGCGCATGTGCGCTCGCTGGCCGCGGGGCTCGTCGCGCGGGGCGTGAAAGTCACGGTGTGCGCCCCCTACGAGGCTGACCGCGCCTACGACTTCAGCGGTGTCGGCGCCGACCATGTGCACGTGCCGCGCAGCAGCGACCCGGTGTCGGTGGCGGCCCTGCGGGCGGCCTGCGCCGACGCAGATCTGGTGCACGCGCACGGACTGCACGCCTCCTTCCGCACCGTGCTCGCCCTCAGCGGCCGGCGGGTGCGCACCCCGCTGGTCGTGACGTGGCACGACCGGGCGCACGCCGACGGCGCGCGTGCCCACATGCTGCGGGTCCTGGAGCGCAGGGTCGTGAAGGCGGCCACCGTCGTGCTGGGCACGACCTCGCCGCTCGTGGACCGGGCCCGGCTCACCGGCGCGCGGGACGCACGGCTCGCGGCCGTCGCGCTGCCCGGCCCCCGCAGGCCCCTCGAACCCGACGATCCCGACCGGCTGCGGCCCAAGGTGCGCGCCGAACTCGGCGCCATCGAACGGCCCTTGCTGATCGCCGTCGGCTCGCTGGAACGGCACCGCGGATACGACGTGCTGCTGGACGCCGCGCGCGCCTGGCGCCGGCTCGATCCCGTGCCCCTGGTCGTGATCGCGGGGGAGGGGCCGCTGCGCGCTGAACTCCAGGGGCGGATCGAGGAGGAAGGCCTGCCGGTCCGGCTCATCGGGCGGCGCGACGACGTCACCGACCTGCTCGCCGCCGCCGACCTCGCCCTGCTGCCGAGCCGCTGGGAGGCGCGCTCCGTCCTCGCCCAGGAAGCCCTTCACGCCTGCGTGCCGCTCGTCGCGACGAACGTCGGCGGTATCCCCGAACTCGTCGGCGACGCGGCCGAACTCGTCCCGTACGGGGACGCCAAGGCCCTCGCCGAATCCGTCGCAGCGCTGCTCGGCGACAGGATGCGCCGGGACATGCTGACCACCAAGGGCGCCCGGCAGGCGGCAAGCTGGCCGACCGAGGACGAGACGGTCGCCCAAGTGCTCAGCGTGTACGACGAGTTGACCCAGCCCCGGCCCCTGCCGTAAGGCCCGGCAGCCCTACGGGACGTGCCTGCGGGCCCGCAGGGCCAGGCTCAGGGCCAGGACCGTCTGCGGGTCGTCGAGGTCCGTGCCCAGCAACTCCCCGATGCGCGCCAGGCGGTTGTACAGCGTCTGCCGGTTCAGATGCAGCTCCCGGGCCGTCTCCGCCTTGCGTCCCGCATGGGCGAGGTAGGTCGTCAGCGTGGGCAGCAGCGGCGGCCGGGAACGGCGGTCGTGCTCCAGGAGCGGGCCGAGGGCCCGGTCGACGAAGGATGCCAGGTCCGGATGGTCCCGCAGCCGCCACAGCAGCAGGTCGATGTCGAGACGGCGGGCGTCGTACCAGGGCCGGTCCGGCAGGCCCTGCGCCGCCGTCGCCGTCTCGGCCGCGTGCCGCAGACCCGAGGCCGTGGCCGGCCAGCCCCCGGCCGTCCCCACGACCACCACGGGCGGCTGCCCGCCCGGCCGTTGCAGCCCGGCCCGGCCCACACCCGAACGCAGCGCCGCCGCCACCCGGTCCGCGACCGCGGCCCGCTCCGACTCCGCCCGCAGCCCGAGCAGCACCAGCACCCGGCCCTCCACCGGCCGCACGCCGAGCAGCACCGGCACTCCCACCGCCGCCAGCTCCTCCGAGATCGCCCGGGCCAGCACCGCCCAGCCGCCGCCGGGAGACAGGGCGTCCCCGAGCCGCATCACCACCGGCAGCAGCGGCCCCTCGCCCGGCCGGAAACCCAGCACGCGTGCCTGCGCCGGGGCGTCCTCGGCCGTCACCCGGCCCTCGGCCAGGTCGGTGAGGAAGTCGCCCCGCCCGCGCGCCGCCAGCTCCTCCTCCTGGCGGGCCTGCATCAGCACCACGGCCAGGATGCCCGCCGCCCGCTCGGCCGCCATCCGGTGCACCGGCGCCAGGGCAGTGCGCACGGGCAGCAGAACCAGCCGCGCCCGGACGCCCCCGCTGCCCGGCCCGCCGCCCGGCACGTCCACCAGCACCGACCCCGCGAGCGGCGGCTCGTCCTTGTGCTGACCGCGCAGCCCCTCCCACACCTGGAGCGGGTCCGCACCCTCGGGACCGGCCCCGGCCGCGTACAGCAACTGGCCGTCCGCCGTCTCCAGGAACACGGGATTCCCGGCGAAGTCGGCGAGGATGCCCAGCACGTGGGGCACACCGCCGCCGCCCAGCACGGCCCGCGTGCACCGCCGGTGCACCTCCTCGGCACGTTGGAGCAGGGCGTAGTGACCGTTGACGATCTCGGTGTGGACCTCCTCCGTGACCGTCACGAACGCCACCTCGCGGTGCAGCTGGACCAGCGGCAGTCCGGCCGCGCGGGCCGTGTCGACGAGGGCCGCGGGCAGCCGGGTGAAGCGCGGACCGAGCTCCACGACCAGGGCAGCGATGCCGCGCTCGGCCAGGGTGCGCACGAACGCCCGCTGCTCGGCGGGGCGGGTGCCCAGACCGTAGCCCGTGGTCAGCAGGAGTTCGCCGCCCTTGAGCAGGGAGGCGATGTGCGGCACCTCTCCGGCGTGCACCCAGCGCACGGTCCGCCCGAGTCGCTCGGCGCCCGCCAGCACCTCCGGCAGCCCGCTGCGCAGCCCCGGCAGCTCCAGCGCCCGCTGCACGGTGATCCCGGCGCCCTGGGTGTCGTAACCGCTGTCCGTCCCGGTGTCCATGTGCCGGACGCTACCCGCGCGGATGCCTCCCGGACATCTCCGGACGGGCACCGGGACGATCACTTCCCGGACCCGCCGTGGACCTCTCCGGATTACGGCCTGATCGACCGGGTACGGGCGCCGTCATGGACATGAGCGTGGTGGCGGTGGGGCGGGAGGACGACAGTCCGGTCGAGGAGCCGTTGCGGGTGGCGGTGCTCGCCGACCGGCTCGGGTACCGGGAGGTGTGGGCGGGCGAGGGACCCACCTGGGACTCGTTCGTCCTCGCGACGGCGATCGGCGCCGCCACCGAGCAGGTCGCGCTGACCGCCGGGCCCGTGCCGGTGTCGGTGCGCGACCCGCTCACCATCGTCCGGGGCGCAGCCTCCACAGCGGCCGTCACCGGCCGGCCCGTCGGCGTGGCCCTGGGCACCTCCAGCAGGCGCGTCGTCGAGGGCGTGCACGGCCGGCCGCGCACCCGGCCCGCCGCCACCCTCGCGGAGTCGGCGGCGGCCGTACGG
Protein-coding regions in this window:
- a CDS encoding PucR family transcriptional regulator, which produces MDTGTDSGYDTQGAGITVQRALELPGLRSGLPEVLAGAERLGRTVRWVHAGEVPHIASLLKGGELLLTTGYGLGTRPAEQRAFVRTLAERGIAALVVELGPRFTRLPAALVDTARAAGLPLVQLHREVAFVTVTEEVHTEIVNGHYALLQRAEEVHRRCTRAVLGGGGVPHVLGILADFAGNPVFLETADGQLLYAAGAGPEGADPLQVWEGLRGQHKDEPPLAGSVLVDVPGGGPGSGGVRARLVLLPVRTALAPVHRMAAERAAGILAVVLMQARQEEELAARGRGDFLTDLAEGRVTAEDAPAQARVLGFRPGEGPLLPVVMRLGDALSPGGGWAVLARAISEELAAVGVPVLLGVRPVEGRVLVLLGLRAESERAAVADRVAAALRSGVGRAGLQRPGGQPPVVVVGTAGGWPATASGLRHAAETATAAQGLPDRPWYDARRLDIDLLLWRLRDHPDLASFVDRALGPLLEHDRRSRPPLLPTLTTYLAHAGRKAETARELHLNRQTLYNRLARIGELLGTDLDDPQTVLALSLALRARRHVP
- a CDS encoding glycosyltransferase family 4 protein; translation: MTPVSSPSPHGQLPLRTVQVLGGGNAASSAHVRSLAAGLVARGVKVTVCAPYEADRAYDFSGVGADHVHVPRSSDPVSVAALRAACADADLVHAHGLHASFRTVLALSGRRVRTPLVVTWHDRAHADGARAHMLRVLERRVVKAATVVLGTTSPLVDRARLTGARDARLAAVALPGPRRPLEPDDPDRLRPKVRAELGAIERPLLIAVGSLERHRGYDVLLDAARAWRRLDPVPLVVIAGEGPLRAELQGRIEEEGLPVRLIGRRDDVTDLLAAADLALLPSRWEARSVLAQEALHACVPLVATNVGGIPELVGDAAELVPYGDAKALAESVAALLGDRMRRDMLTTKGARQAASWPTEDETVAQVLSVYDELTQPRPLP